In the Paralichthys olivaceus isolate ysfri-2021 chromosome 15, ASM2471397v2, whole genome shotgun sequence genome, one interval contains:
- the pygma gene encoding glycogen phosphorylase, muscle form: protein MSKPLSDHDRKKQISVRGLAGVENVAELKQSFNRHLHFTLVKDRNVATRRDYYFALANTVREHLIGRWIRTQQHYYEKDPKRVYYISLEFYMGRTLQNTMVNLALENACDEATYQLGLDMEELEDMEEDAGLGNGGLGRLAACFLDSMASLGLAAYGYGIRYEFGIFNQKIVNGWQVEEADDWLRYGNPWEKARPEYMRPVRFYGRTEHHHDGVKWVDAQVVLALPYDTPIPGYRNNVVNTMRLWSAKAPCDFNLKDFNVGGYIQAVLDRNLAENISRVLYPNDNFFEGKELRLKQEYFVVSATLQDIIRRFKVSKFGSREIVRTDFNKLPDKVAIQLNDTHPAMAIPELMRVLVDEEKLSWDNAWDICVRTCAYTNHTVLPEALERWPVDLFAHLLPRHLEIIYEINRRHLERVAAKYPGDNGRLCRMSLIEEGGQKRINMAHLCIVGSHAVNGVAQIHSDILKATIFKDFFEMEPKKFQNKTNGITPRRWLVMCNPGLAEVIAERIGEDFIRDLDQLQGLRKYVNDEAFIRDIAKVKQENKLKFAVHLEEHYKVKINPNSMFDIQVKRIHEYKRQLLNCLHIITYYNRIKKEPNKQWTPRTVMIGGKAAPGYHTAKMIIRLITAIGEVVNNDHVVGDRLKVIFLENYRVTLAERGIPAADLSQQISTAGTEASGTGNMKFMLNGALTIGTMDGANVEMAEEAGEDNLFIFGMRVDDVDELDKKGYHAEEYYNRLPELKQAIDQIAGGFFSPKQPDLFKEIINMLMHHDRFKVFADYEDYMKCQDKVNALYKNPKEWTKKVIYNIAGCGKFSSDRTIAQYAREIWGMEPTLEKLPAPDDKL, encoded by the exons ATGTCGAAACCCTTGTCTGACCATGACAGGAAGAAACAGATTTCTGTGCGAGGCCTCGCCGGCGTTGAGAATGTTGCAGAACTGAAGCAGAGCTTCAACAGACACCTCCACTTCACGCTGGTCAAGGACAGAAACGTAGCAACCAGAAGGGATTACTACTTTGCCCTGGCCAACACTGTGCGGGAGCACTTGATTGGCAGGTGGATTAGAACCCAGCAGCACTACTATGAGAAAGATCCCAAA CGTGTGTACTACATCTCCCTTGAGTTTTACATGGGCCGCACACTCCAAAACACCATGGTGAACCTGGCGCTGGAGAACGCCTGTGATGAGGCCACGTACCAG TTGGGTCTGGATATGGAGGAGTTGGAGGACATGGAGGAAGATGCAGGTCTGGGTAATGGTGGCCTGGGTCGTCTTGCTG CCTGTTTCCTGGACTCCATGGCGTCCCTGGGTCTGGCTGCCTATGGTTATGGTATTCGTTATGAATTCGGTATCTTCAATCAGAAAATCGTCAATGGCTGGCAG GTTGAAGAGGCTGATGATTGGCTGCGCTATGGCAACCCCTGGGAGAAGGCACGTCCTGAGTACATGCGGCCTGTGCGTTTCTATGGCAGGACCGAGCATCACCATGACGGCGTCAAATGGGTTGATGCACAG GTCGTGTTGGCTCTGCCATACGACACCCCTATCCCTGGCTACAGAAACAACGTTGTCAACACCATGAGGCTGTGGTCTGCGAAGGCCCCCTGCGATTTCAACCTTAAAGACT TCAATGTTGGTGGCTACATTCAGGCTGTGCTGGACAGAAACCTGGCTGAGAACATCTCCCGTGTTCTTTATCCCAACGACAAT TTCTTTGAAGGAAAGGAGCTCCGTCTGAAGCAAGAATACTTTGTGGTGTCTGCCACCCTGCAAGACATCATCCGCCGTTTCAAGGTCTCCAAGTTTGGCTCCAGGGAGATTGTTCGCACAGACTTCAACAAACTGCCTGACAAG GTTGCCATCCAGTTGAATGACACTCACCCCGCCATGGCTATTCCTGAGCTGATGAGAGTTCTGGTTGATGAAGAGAAGCTGTCGTGGGATAAC GCCTGGGACATCTGTGTGCGTACCTGCGCTTACACCAATCACACCGTCCTCCCCGAGGCCCTGGAGCGTTGGCCAGTCGATCTGTTTGCACATCTGCTTCCCCGTCACCTGGAAATCATCTACGAGATCAACCGCCGCCACCTGGAG AGAGTTGCAGCCAAGTACCCGGGTGATAATGGTCGTCTGTGCCGCATGTCTCTCATTGAGGAGGGTGGACAGAAGAGGATCAACATGGCCCATTTGTGCATCGTGGGTTCCCATGCTGTTAACGGCGTGGCCCAGATACACTCCGACATCCTCAAAGCCACAAT TTTCAAGGACTTCTTTGAAATGGAGCCGAAAAAGTTCCAAAACAAGACCAATGGCATCACTCCTCGCCGCTGGCTGGTGATGTGCAACCCCGGGCTAGCTGAGGTCATCGCTGAG AGAATTGGCGAGGACTTCATTCGTGACCTCGACCAGCTGCAGGGTCTCCGCAAGTACGTCAACGACGAGGCTTTCATCCGTGATATTGCTAAAGTGAAACAG GAAAACAAGTTGAAGTTTGCCGTGCACCTGGAGGAGCACTACAAGGTGAAGATCAACCCCAACTCCATGTTTGACATTCAAGTCAAGAGAATTCACGAATACAAGAGACAGCTGCTCAACTGCCTGCACATCATCACCTATTACAACC GCATCAAGAAGGAGCCCAACAAGCAGTGGACTCCAAGAACTGTCATGATTGGAGGCAAG GCTGCTCCTGGGTACCACACTGCAAAGATGATTATCCGTTTGATCACAGCTATCGGTGAGGTGGTCAACAACGATCACGTGGTCGGAGATCGCCTGAAAGTCATCTTTTTGGAGAACTACAGAGTCACACTGGCAGAGAGAG GGATCCCCGCAGCCGACCTGTCACAGCAGATCTCCACAGCTGGCACTGAGGCCTCTGGCACCGGCAACATGAAGTTCATGCTGAACGGCGCCCTGACCATCGGTACCATGGACGGAGCCAATGTGGAGATGGCCGAGGAGGCCGGCGAGGACAACTTGTTCATCTTTGGCATGAGAGTGGATGATGTTGATGAACTTGACAAGAAAGG ATACCATGCTGAAGAGTACTACAACCGCCTGCCGGAGCTGAAACAGGCTATTGACCAGATCGCTGGAGGCTTCTTTAGCCCAAAGCAGCCTGACCTGTTTAAGGAAATCATCAACATGCTGATGCATCATGACAG ATTTAAGGTTTTCGCTGACTATGAAGATTATATGAAATGCCAGGATAAAGTCAATGCTCTTTACAAG AACCCCAAGGAATGGACCAAGAAGGTGATCTACAACATTGCCGGATGTGGCAAGTTCTCCAGCGACCGCACCATTGCTCAGTACGCTCGTGAGATCTGGGGCATGGAGCCCACGCTGGAGAAACTCCCCGCCCCTGATGACAAGCTTTAA